One segment of Luteolibacter arcticus DNA contains the following:
- a CDS encoding discoidin domain-containing protein yields the protein MHQTLRAHSIRPILLALALISESSVHAASLSWNAAVNSDWDTATANWSGGTIWNNATPDQAVFGAAGVGTVSLTTGITANRLTFAAGGYTITGNILTLGGAAPALTADADVTISSVLAGNTAVTKNGAGKLTLKSANTITGPLAVTQGTLELATGGTLSRGTIISGPTANNAAFNLAGGIYTSTGGGITVGNANTETGTLNIATGSLAISGGELNIGNANGSTATWNQSGGSVTVSTGNHIYTGMGTGSGVTTTLGFSGGSFTLSPGNGSVTFSIGGRSQTTVNVSGSAFVDSHQTRFGWGADLTATDGGTLSLNGGTWKTNRLYREVTVQKSEVNFDGGKLQARQSNATFMSGLGSANIKEGGAKIDSNGFIITLAQPLLHGGTAAIDGGLAKSGEGTLSLAGACTFTGPIQVNGGTLSLSGSLPAGFPLTVTDGSFAFASAGQSAGVVTLGDNGGLEIGANAAVTTGSLNVGASAADTATLKIAVGSAAYVPLQCSSITANGSAGSIGVEVSGGLNGAGTYHLIACPSPIGGTGFSAFRLITTAVAGYTFQLVQNPGFIDVVVAEVPLPSLETGELAVSLDPTFPQVIRYRLKSNGAVLEAGDATAAHVVRINGTTHAASVTAFSQSGNEALYTLRVPGFDIDISYRFVVDGTVVTRSITAITGTGEPAVQTINLGTPVLRADINQAGANAAFVRNVNPDLYANYSGDMAGDTFGAVSNLATGSWDSTWCFVGTSEVVGTGSNNLFDYPFTVQVGTIAGAKCAAIYDRDYNYRIKDIKPGIWFESKTCISGDSNGNGTVDWQDGAVWVREQLPPMLPALADHYARGGAWQQSSVGYLSNTTYSTVDTSYPLYASQMRKTYYQTEGVPQAIACAGWTYRGHDWMWSDWDQVVNPGGGGRAGYDKARAESARYNGDLSFHLNQDLSALECQHYDESIMAKDASGNKLGQYNYTGQTFFDISHFLDLQRGSQTSRINDFLDRFAPSPLVVYLDQMWDHPSALHNGNGLEEQYAKAMIVKTFRDRGTSTTTEGYQPSLFRNGMLQCKYRNNSISHIDDFVTAGKLMWQFTSGSTSEFSDPYYMMFGGKISQEFRSGNIFGGNNWMGNVMMEDTYLLTMMNAHMRRYPAMEYTSDSAKYQVRWGSDMFATVNKATGNFTLVQGNVTMADGADRFLPAPDGAMKIHVYSVGGSYGRAWTLPLAWSAVTRVDRYELTESGRTFIDRLPVLNGTVTLSTPGKVPYLLLPASGAVPLAGPIDRARGMVATASSVQGSNTAANAVDGDDSTAWTSSGDSGSWLMVDLGRELELNRVDLKEAENAITSFRLQIDVSGTWNDVASGTTIGSSLRKVFPNVRSTRVRLLIDTATAAVSIRSFTVHADANLAMTAAASASSNSNPGSWGDNYVEGALQWGRDIQASRAMDGSPDTYWRPSSGTAGVWLQATFSRSSKVNRVTLAENGNRVTGFKIQYLNGGTWTDLHSGTVIGASREIDFAEVEVTQIRLLVTAASNTPAIREFSMFDVGGAIAVINPPTNLAIGGTAIQSTTYSVSGPPQVASRAIDGNTDGDWNHNSVSCTANGSLGWWEVDMLAPKSIGQVKVWWRDPASTRDRNVDLVIYDANRQELRRIAVSGNAVPARPVVIDLTTAVTGQIVRLEHTAATNVSDPNDAQLCLAEVQVFAPQTGYSVWAGEMGLSALNDAMDADPDSDGQENLLEFAFGGDPLSTGDRGVFQLVPFGANGGPPFIFTLSALAGAVFTEMPDHSMTAEIGGITYQVECSADLTGWEEPMEEMEPITTGLPNPPAGYEYHSFIPIGLEDPGKCFSRVKITSP from the coding sequence ATGCATCAGACGCTTCGTGCTCATTCCATCCGCCCCATTCTGCTCGCGCTGGCTTTGATTTCCGAATCATCCGTCCACGCCGCTTCCCTGTCATGGAATGCGGCGGTCAACTCGGACTGGGACACCGCTACCGCCAATTGGAGTGGTGGGACCATTTGGAACAACGCCACACCGGATCAAGCAGTGTTCGGAGCCGCCGGTGTCGGGACGGTCAGCCTGACAACCGGGATCACGGCGAACCGGCTGACGTTTGCAGCCGGCGGATACACGATCACAGGAAATATCCTGACGCTGGGCGGTGCTGCTCCGGCGCTCACCGCCGATGCCGATGTTACCATTTCCTCGGTCCTTGCCGGCAACACGGCGGTCACCAAGAACGGGGCGGGAAAGCTAACGCTCAAGAGTGCGAACACGATCACCGGCCCCCTCGCTGTGACCCAAGGAACACTGGAGCTGGCTACGGGTGGAACCCTCAGCCGTGGGACAATCATCAGCGGCCCCACCGCGAACAATGCGGCCTTCAACCTGGCAGGTGGAATTTACACGTCGACCGGTGGCGGGATTACTGTTGGTAACGCCAACACCGAGACGGGCACCTTGAACATCGCCACCGGCTCGCTGGCTATCTCTGGCGGGGAGCTGAACATTGGAAACGCCAATGGATCGACCGCTACCTGGAACCAGAGCGGCGGCAGCGTGACCGTGAGCACGGGCAACCACATTTATACCGGCATGGGCACGGGAAGCGGCGTGACCACCACGCTAGGCTTCAGCGGGGGCAGCTTCACCCTTTCTCCCGGCAATGGTTCGGTCACCTTCTCCATCGGAGGGCGCTCCCAAACCACGGTCAATGTCAGCGGCAGCGCGTTTGTGGATTCCCACCAGACTCGTTTCGGTTGGGGAGCGGACCTCACTGCGACCGATGGCGGCACCCTCAGTCTGAATGGCGGCACGTGGAAGACAAACCGGCTCTATCGCGAGGTGACGGTGCAGAAGTCCGAAGTCAACTTCGATGGCGGCAAACTCCAGGCCCGCCAGAGCAACGCCACTTTCATGAGCGGGCTCGGCAGCGCCAATATCAAGGAGGGCGGCGCGAAGATCGATAGCAACGGATTCATTATCACCCTTGCCCAACCGCTGCTGCACGGCGGCACTGCAGCGATCGACGGCGGTCTCGCGAAATCCGGAGAAGGCACTCTGTCCCTTGCGGGGGCCTGCACCTTCACCGGGCCCATCCAGGTGAACGGCGGCACCCTTTCGCTCAGCGGATCACTGCCTGCCGGCTTTCCCCTGACGGTCACCGACGGCAGCTTCGCCTTCGCTTCTGCCGGTCAATCCGCCGGCGTCGTAACTCTGGGTGACAACGGAGGGCTGGAAATAGGCGCCAATGCCGCGGTCACCACCGGCAGTCTGAATGTGGGTGCTTCGGCCGCCGATACCGCCACGCTGAAGATTGCCGTCGGCAGCGCCGCCTACGTGCCTTTGCAATGCTCCTCCATCACCGCAAACGGAAGTGCGGGGTCGATCGGCGTCGAGGTTTCGGGCGGTCTCAACGGGGCGGGAACTTATCATTTGATTGCCTGCCCGAGTCCCATTGGCGGCACTGGGTTTTCCGCATTTCGCCTCATCACCACCGCCGTGGCAGGCTACACCTTCCAACTGGTGCAAAATCCCGGCTTCATTGATGTGGTGGTAGCCGAGGTGCCTCTGCCGTCGCTGGAAACCGGCGAGCTGGCCGTGTCGCTCGATCCGACCTTTCCCCAGGTCATCCGCTACCGCCTGAAGTCGAACGGGGCTGTCCTCGAGGCCGGCGACGCCACCGCAGCCCACGTGGTGCGGATCAACGGCACCACCCACGCCGCCTCAGTCACGGCATTCTCCCAATCCGGCAACGAGGCGCTGTATACCCTCCGCGTGCCGGGCTTCGACATCGACATTTCCTACCGATTCGTGGTGGACGGCACGGTGGTCACCCGCAGCATCACCGCGATCACCGGTACCGGCGAACCCGCTGTCCAAACGATCAACCTGGGGACGCCAGTGCTGCGCGCGGATATCAACCAGGCGGGTGCCAATGCGGCATTTGTTAGAAACGTGAATCCCGATCTCTACGCGAACTACAGCGGGGACATGGCGGGTGATACCTTCGGTGCGGTGAGCAATCTGGCCACAGGCTCGTGGGATTCCACCTGGTGTTTCGTCGGCACTTCCGAGGTCGTGGGCACGGGTTCCAACAACCTTTTCGACTATCCGTTCACGGTCCAGGTGGGCACCATCGCCGGGGCTAAGTGCGCCGCTATTTACGATCGCGACTACAACTATCGGATCAAGGACATCAAGCCCGGCATCTGGTTCGAGAGCAAGACCTGCATCTCCGGCGACTCGAATGGCAATGGCACCGTCGATTGGCAGGACGGTGCGGTGTGGGTGAGGGAACAGCTGCCGCCGATGCTGCCTGCGCTTGCCGACCACTACGCGCGTGGCGGCGCTTGGCAGCAGAGTTCCGTCGGCTATCTCAGCAATACGACCTACAGCACGGTCGATACCTCCTATCCGCTTTACGCTTCGCAGATGCGGAAGACCTACTACCAGACGGAGGGCGTGCCGCAGGCCATCGCATGCGCCGGATGGACCTACCGCGGACACGACTGGATGTGGTCGGACTGGGACCAGGTGGTCAATCCGGGCGGTGGCGGACGCGCCGGCTATGACAAGGCACGCGCCGAGTCCGCCCGCTACAATGGCGACCTGTCGTTCCACCTCAACCAGGATCTATCAGCACTGGAATGCCAGCATTACGATGAAAGCATCATGGCCAAGGACGCCAGCGGCAACAAACTCGGGCAATACAACTACACTGGGCAGACCTTCTTCGACATCTCGCACTTCCTGGATCTCCAGCGGGGCTCGCAGACCTCGCGCATCAATGATTTCCTGGATCGCTTCGCACCGTCGCCTCTGGTGGTTTACCTGGATCAGATGTGGGATCACCCGAGCGCCCTCCACAATGGCAACGGCCTGGAGGAACAGTATGCGAAGGCGATGATCGTGAAGACCTTCCGTGACCGTGGCACCTCCACCACCACCGAGGGTTACCAGCCGAGTCTTTTCCGGAATGGCATGCTCCAGTGCAAGTATCGCAACAACAGCATCAGCCACATCGACGACTTCGTCACCGCGGGCAAGCTGATGTGGCAGTTCACCAGCGGATCCACCAGCGAGTTCAGCGATCCCTATTACATGATGTTCGGCGGCAAGATCTCGCAGGAGTTCCGCAGCGGAAACATCTTTGGCGGGAACAACTGGATGGGGAACGTGATGATGGAGGATACCTACCTCCTCACGATGATGAACGCCCACATGCGCCGCTATCCGGCCATGGAGTACACCAGCGACAGCGCGAAGTACCAGGTGCGCTGGGGCAGCGACATGTTCGCGACGGTGAACAAGGCGACCGGCAACTTCACCCTCGTGCAGGGCAACGTGACCATGGCCGACGGCGCCGACCGCTTCCTGCCCGCGCCGGACGGCGCGATGAAGATCCACGTTTACAGCGTCGGCGGTTCCTATGGTCGCGCTTGGACGCTGCCTCTCGCCTGGAGCGCTGTCACCCGTGTGGACCGCTATGAACTCACCGAATCCGGCCGCACGTTCATTGACCGCCTGCCGGTGCTCAATGGCACGGTGACCCTTTCCACTCCCGGCAAGGTTCCCTACCTGCTGCTTCCGGCGTCCGGCGCAGTACCGCTCGCCGGCCCCATCGACAGGGCCCGCGGCATGGTTGCCACGGCTTCTTCGGTCCAAGGCTCAAACACGGCCGCGAACGCCGTCGATGGCGATGATTCCACCGCGTGGACCTCGTCCGGCGACAGCGGTTCCTGGCTGATGGTGGATCTTGGCCGCGAGTTGGAGCTCAACCGGGTCGACCTCAAGGAGGCGGAGAATGCCATCACCTCCTTCCGCCTGCAGATCGACGTGAGCGGCACGTGGAATGACGTTGCGTCCGGCACCACGATCGGATCGTCCTTGCGCAAGGTGTTCCCGAATGTCCGCAGCACCCGGGTGCGTCTGCTGATCGACACCGCCACGGCAGCGGTCTCGATTCGCTCCTTCACCGTTCATGCGGATGCCAATCTCGCCATGACAGCCGCGGCGTCGGCGTCGTCAAATTCCAACCCGGGTAGCTGGGGCGACAACTACGTGGAAGGTGCCCTGCAATGGGGGAGGGACATTCAGGCATCCCGCGCGATGGACGGCTCGCCGGACACCTATTGGCGGCCATCCTCGGGAACCGCGGGCGTATGGCTCCAAGCCACCTTCTCACGGAGCTCAAAGGTCAACCGGGTGACGCTCGCGGAGAATGGCAATCGCGTCACGGGTTTCAAAATCCAGTATCTGAACGGCGGCACCTGGACCGATCTCCACAGTGGCACCGTCATCGGTGCCAGCCGTGAAATTGACTTCGCCGAAGTGGAAGTCACCCAGATCCGACTGCTCGTCACAGCGGCGTCCAACACCCCGGCAATCCGCGAGTTCTCCATGTTCGATGTGGGCGGAGCCATCGCCGTGATCAATCCGCCCACGAATCTTGCTATCGGCGGAACAGCCATCCAATCCACCACCTACTCCGTGTCCGGTCCGCCGCAGGTCGCGAGTCGTGCGATCGATGGCAATACCGATGGCGACTGGAACCACAATTCCGTTTCCTGCACCGCCAACGGGTCACTCGGATGGTGGGAGGTGGACATGCTGGCCCCGAAGTCGATTGGCCAGGTCAAGGTCTGGTGGCGCGATCCGGCGTCGACCCGCGACCGCAACGTGGATCTCGTGATCTATGATGCAAACCGTCAGGAACTGCGCCGCATCGCGGTTTCCGGAAACGCCGTCCCGGCCCGGCCGGTGGTGATCGATTTAACGACAGCAGTGACGGGTCAGATTGTCCGCTTGGAGCACACCGCTGCCACGAATGTGTCCGACCCCAATGACGCCCAACTGTGTCTGGCCGAGGTGCAGGTCTTTGCCCCTCAGACTGGATACTCGGTGTGGGCGGGAGAAATGGGCTTATCGGCTCTGAACGATGCCATGGACGCAGATCCCGATAGCGATGGTCAGGAAAATCTCTTGGAGTTCGCCTTTGGGGGCGATCCTCTTTCAACGGGCGACCGGGGCGTTTTTCAGCTCGTGCCGTTCGGAGCAAATGGCGGACCGCCGTTTATCTTCACTCTCTCTGCGCTGGCAGGCGCGGTTTTCACCGAAATGCCGGATCACTCGATGACCGCGGAGATCGGAGGCATCACCTATCAGGTGGAATGTTCCGCCGATCTCACCGGGTGGGAAGAGCCCATGGAGGAGATGGAGCCCATAACGACGGGTCTGCCGAATCCGCCGGCTGGCTACGAGTACCATAGTTTCATTCCCATCGGGCTGGAGGATCCGGGGAAATGTTTCTCCCGTGTGAAAATCACCAGCCCCTGA
- a CDS encoding esterase/lipase family protein, with protein MKLYLALIATMALAGCAEYVTIKEIEPRRAGFDTKPAQPQAALDRYLGAAENAWRKLDQNPADTEARRDYNFAVARVCGTLRDEKLTPWTAPVRAGSRTLSCKRDTREDWNPARYEIIPADELELRGKYIDEREIKDGIGAPLVAKGSAEQARDYAPTPHFFHSATAIIRFEGSRAVIAFEDPLEQETVHVGRHTYPLAADFTAPLAMMLEEMHPKDLELPRLLHPDKFAATTRVARLETFDPNKTVILFVHGLMDSPGTWFPLMNHLRADPEVRKNYQFWFFSYPSGYPYPYSAAILRRELDHAEQRYPMNQKMVVIGHSMGGCISRLLVTDSKMKIWDAMFTVRPEKMDITPEHKHILTDSTIFEHRPEIGRAIFISAPHHGADLAISWVGRLGTKLVKLPAELLSTGLEEKKYEKHAAGGLHLDRFPDSVDTLAPNNDFVLALKPIPIYPGIPFHTILGDRGKGDSPTSSDGFVPYWSSSLKGARSQKIVPSNHSAHQNDEAIVEVKRILREHQKEAR; from the coding sequence ATGAAACTTTACCTCGCCCTCATCGCCACGATGGCCCTCGCCGGCTGCGCGGAATACGTCACCATCAAGGAAATCGAGCCCCGGCGCGCGGGCTTCGACACCAAGCCCGCGCAGCCGCAGGCTGCGCTCGACCGCTACCTCGGCGCGGCGGAGAACGCGTGGCGGAAGCTCGATCAGAATCCCGCCGACACCGAGGCCCGCCGCGACTACAACTTCGCCGTCGCCCGCGTCTGCGGCACCTTGCGCGATGAGAAGTTGACGCCATGGACCGCCCCGGTCCGCGCTGGCTCCCGCACCCTTTCCTGCAAGCGGGACACCCGCGAGGACTGGAATCCGGCCCGCTACGAAATCATTCCCGCCGACGAACTTGAGCTTCGCGGCAAGTACATCGACGAGCGCGAGATTAAGGACGGCATCGGCGCGCCGCTTGTCGCGAAAGGTTCCGCCGAACAGGCCCGCGACTACGCGCCGACGCCCCACTTCTTCCACAGCGCCACGGCGATCATCCGCTTCGAAGGATCGCGCGCCGTGATCGCCTTCGAGGATCCCTTGGAACAGGAAACGGTCCACGTCGGACGACACACCTACCCGCTCGCCGCGGACTTCACCGCGCCGCTCGCGATGATGCTGGAAGAAATGCACCCGAAGGATCTCGAGCTGCCGCGCCTGCTGCATCCCGACAAGTTCGCCGCCACGACGCGCGTCGCCCGGCTGGAGACTTTCGACCCTAACAAGACGGTCATTCTTTTCGTCCACGGCCTGATGGACTCGCCCGGCACCTGGTTCCCGCTGATGAATCACCTGCGCGCCGACCCGGAGGTGCGGAAGAACTACCAGTTCTGGTTTTTCAGCTATCCGAGCGGCTACCCCTATCCCTACTCCGCCGCCATCCTGCGCCGCGAGCTGGACCACGCGGAACAGCGCTACCCGATGAACCAGAAGATGGTCGTCATCGGCCACAGCATGGGCGGCTGCATCAGCCGCCTGCTCGTCACCGACAGCAAGATGAAAATCTGGGACGCGATGTTCACGGTGCGCCCGGAAAAAATGGACATCACGCCGGAGCACAAACACATCCTGACCGACTCCACCATCTTCGAACACCGCCCGGAGATCGGCCGCGCCATCTTCATCTCCGCGCCGCACCACGGGGCCGACCTTGCGATCAGTTGGGTCGGCCGGCTCGGCACCAAGCTGGTGAAGCTTCCCGCCGAGCTGCTCAGCACGGGACTTGAGGAAAAGAAATACGAGAAGCACGCCGCCGGAGGCCTGCACCTCGACCGCTTTCCCGACAGCGTCGATACCCTCGCGCCGAACAACGACTTCGTCCTCGCGCTGAAGCCGATCCCGATCTATCCGGGCATCCCGTTTCACACCATCCTGGGTGACCGCGGCAAAGGGGATTCTCCGACTTCGAGCGACGGCTTCGTGCCTTACTGGAGCAGCAGCCTAAAAGGCGCCCGCTCGCAGAAAATCGTCCCCTCCAACCACAGCGCGCACCAGAACGACGAGGCCATCGTCGAAGTGAAGCGAATCCTCCGGGAGCATCAGAAAGAAGCGCGATGA
- a CDS encoding HAD family hydrolase: MKSIRTQFLLAVALVGTLAFTTPITHAEDGLPSWNDGKAKQSIVAFVEKVTKEGSPDFVTPAERIATFDNDGTLWAEQPMYFQILFALDRVKVLAPQHPEWKDKEPFASLLKGDLKGALAGGEKALMEIVGVTHSGLTTEEFEKIVKDWIATAKNPATKRPLTEMVYQPMLELLAYLRANDFKTFIVSGGGVEFMRVFAEQVYGIPPEQVIGSSGKLKFELRDGKPVLIKLPAIDFIDDKDGKPVGIQQHIGRRPIAAFGNSDGDLQMLQWTAAGPGARFCLYVHHTDAEREFAYDRKSHIGTLDKGLDEAAAKGWTVASMKDDWKTIFPPAGK, translated from the coding sequence ATGAAGTCCATCCGTACACAATTCCTCCTCGCCGTCGCGTTGGTCGGCACGCTGGCTTTCACCACGCCCATCACGCACGCCGAGGACGGGCTCCCGTCGTGGAATGATGGCAAGGCCAAACAGTCGATCGTCGCCTTTGTCGAGAAGGTGACCAAGGAAGGCTCGCCCGATTTCGTGACACCTGCCGAGCGTATCGCCACCTTCGACAACGACGGCACGCTGTGGGCCGAGCAGCCGATGTATTTCCAGATCCTCTTCGCGCTCGACCGCGTGAAGGTGCTCGCACCGCAGCACCCGGAGTGGAAAGACAAGGAACCCTTCGCGTCGTTGCTAAAGGGTGACCTCAAGGGGGCATTGGCCGGCGGCGAGAAGGCGTTGATGGAGATCGTGGGCGTCACCCATTCGGGCCTCACGACCGAGGAGTTCGAGAAGATCGTGAAGGATTGGATCGCCACCGCGAAGAATCCCGCCACCAAGCGACCGCTCACGGAGATGGTCTATCAGCCAATGCTGGAACTGCTCGCCTACCTCCGCGCGAACGACTTCAAGACCTTCATCGTTTCCGGCGGTGGAGTCGAGTTCATGCGCGTCTTCGCCGAGCAGGTCTATGGCATCCCGCCCGAGCAGGTCATCGGCAGCAGCGGCAAGCTGAAGTTCGAATTGCGCGACGGAAAGCCGGTGCTCATCAAGCTGCCGGCGATCGACTTCATCGACGACAAGGACGGCAAGCCCGTCGGCATCCAGCAGCACATCGGGCGTCGGCCGATCGCCGCCTTCGGCAACTCGGATGGCGACCTGCAAATGCTCCAGTGGACCGCCGCCGGCCCGGGCGCGCGATTCTGCCTCTACGTCCATCACACCGACGCCGAACGGGAGTTCGCCTACGATCGCAAGTCGCACATCGGGACGCTCGACAAGGGCCTCGACGAAGCCGCCGCCAAAGGTTGGACCGTGGCCAGCATGAAGGACGACTGGAAGACCATCTTCCCGCCTGCGGGCAAATGA
- a CDS encoding YSC84-related protein encodes MKLTLRLLLTAAGLSFACLGLTQCATGPTTANASASTISSESRAALRDLYRQNPKARSLGARAKGVLVFPNVTKGGFMLGGMGGNGALVRSDGSISDYYQTGGISYGLQAGVQKYSYALFLMDREAFDNINRADGWEVGSSPTLVIVDEGKSASLSTTTIDSGTYAFFFHQRGLMGGLGLQGSKITRIQPGR; translated from the coding sequence ATGAAACTTACACTCCGCCTCCTTCTCACCGCCGCCGGCCTCAGCTTCGCCTGTCTCGGACTGACCCAATGCGCCACCGGCCCGACCACCGCGAATGCCAGTGCCTCCACCATCTCCTCGGAGTCTCGCGCGGCCCTGCGAGATCTTTACCGCCAAAACCCGAAGGCCCGAAGCCTCGGTGCGCGTGCCAAGGGCGTTCTGGTTTTCCCGAACGTCACCAAGGGCGGCTTCATGCTCGGCGGCATGGGCGGCAATGGCGCACTCGTCCGCAGCGATGGAAGCATCAGCGATTACTATCAGACCGGCGGCATTTCCTATGGCCTCCAGGCCGGGGTGCAGAAGTACAGCTACGCGCTCTTTCTCATGGACCGCGAAGCCTTCGATAACATCAACCGCGCGGACGGGTGGGAAGTCGGCAGCAGCCCGACCCTCGTCATCGTGGACGAAGGCAAGTCCGCCTCGCTGTCCACCACCACCATCGACTCCGGCACCTACGCCTTCTTCTTCCACCAGCGCGGCCTGATGGGCGGCCTCGGACTCCAAGGCTCCAAGATCACCCGCATCCAGCCCGGCCGCTGA
- a CDS encoding response regulator transcription factor has protein sequence MTRNPIIYVAVVDDDENLCRSFARLLRATGIQPITYLSAEDFLGDTKHPQFDCLILDVQLGGMSGIELQRQLVESGETTPVIFITAYDCPLTRAEAEAAGCRAYFQKSDSGEKVLEAIRGLIGRPSAP, from the coding sequence ATGACCCGTAACCCCATTATCTATGTTGCCGTCGTGGATGATGACGAGAACCTCTGCCGATCCTTTGCGAGGCTTCTTCGGGCAACCGGCATCCAGCCGATCACGTACTTATCGGCGGAAGATTTTCTCGGGGATACCAAGCATCCGCAATTCGACTGCCTGATACTGGACGTCCAACTCGGCGGCATGTCCGGTATCGAGTTGCAGCGACAGCTAGTGGAGTCGGGAGAGACCACCCCGGTGATCTTCATCACCGCGTACGACTGTCCGCTCACGCGTGCCGAGGCCGAAGCAGCCGGTTGCCGGGCTTACTTCCAGAAGAGCGACTCTGGAGAGAAGGTGCTTGAGGCCATACGCGGGTTGATCGGGAGGCCCTCGGCCCCATGA
- a CDS encoding response regulator transcription factor, which produces MTSTESTVHVVDDDASFLRATARLLRASGFTVKTFAAAADFLAAHGEESAGCVVADLHMPEMNGLGLQAELARRGNPLPVLFLSGAGDIPSTVRAMREGAEDFLEKRAEKEELVEAVKRALSRDALERNHRCRKRALRARFATLSGREMEVLGHVVRGQLNKQIADRLGIHERTVKLHRTAITTKLGVPSVAELTLLAQEAEAFPVSPQTFP; this is translated from the coding sequence ATGACTTCGACGGAATCGACAGTCCACGTCGTCGATGACGACGCGTCCTTTCTCAGGGCCACAGCCCGGCTGCTGAGAGCGAGCGGGTTTACCGTGAAAACGTTCGCGGCGGCGGCGGATTTCCTGGCGGCTCATGGTGAAGAGTCGGCCGGCTGCGTGGTGGCGGATCTGCACATGCCCGAGATGAACGGCCTCGGTCTTCAAGCCGAACTGGCACGGAGGGGCAACCCGCTGCCGGTCTTGTTCCTTTCCGGGGCGGGCGATATTCCTTCAACGGTGCGCGCGATGCGCGAGGGCGCGGAAGATTTCCTGGAGAAGCGCGCGGAGAAGGAAGAGTTGGTGGAAGCGGTGAAGCGTGCCCTTTCCCGAGATGCCCTGGAACGCAACCACCGCTGCCGGAAGCGAGCGCTGCGAGCGCGCTTCGCCACGCTCAGCGGAAGGGAAATGGAAGTGCTCGGCCATGTGGTGAGAGGACAGCTCAACAAGCAAATCGCCGATCGACTCGGCATTCACGAACGGACGGTGAAATTGCATCGCACGGCGATCACGACCAAGCTCGGCGTGCCGTCAGTCGCGGAATTGACCCTGTTGGCACAGGAGGCGGAGGCGTTTCCCGTTTCGCCCCAAACCTTCCCCTAA